TCAAATACATTTCCCTGGATGCTGGCTGATGTCGGCTCCTTATTGGTTTCGGGGATTTTAGCACCAACCAGGTGGTCTTTCGTGCACGAACTCACTGCACCCAAACCCGCTAAACCCACCAGCAGGGACGTCATGCGTAATTTTTTCATTAACAGAATAGTAGATAGGTGTGAGACTAAATTGTGGCAAGCGATTCTCTGCGGAGAGTCGATCGAACGAAGTCTATAACGCTGTAAGCCGTCGAGGGTTTAGGCAAAATCAGCAAGCAGGAAATTATTTCTGTTAAAACTATCTCGTGGTCCAAACAAAGGCTTGGGAGTCTGTTGACAAGGAATAATGGATGGTCTGGCGGCTTGTGTTCAGGGAAAGCGATTACGGCCTAGCGCTGATTTTAATTTCACCAGTTCGCCCAGTAAGTTTGTTTCCGCGACTAAATGCTCCAGGTGCAGGTTTCTGGCAATCCGGACAATCTCAGCGTTTAAGGTTTCTATTTCGGTGGGCCGCTGATTACGAATGTCCTGCAAGGTCGAAATGAGTTGCCCGTCCGACGTCCGGCTGATCAGCAAAAGGCTTTCCAGAACCTCTTCCGGCTCCAGCAAAATGCCCTTCTGGCAGGCAACAGCGGTGCATTCCCGAATGATACGCCAGGCCATTGCAAGCGCAGGCTCTTCCCGGTGAAAAATGCCGTTGTCCACTTCCAGCAGCGGACAGATGGAATTGAAAACGCTGTTGATGATGGCTTTCTTCCAGATGACGGGTTGAATATCCGCTTCGGCTCTGAATGGAAAGAGGGGAGTGGTGAGGTGGTCGACCAGCGAAAGCAAGTGGGTGTTGTTTCTCCGGATCACACCGATGGGCGAAACCGATACGGGTTTGAACCGGACGGTGTGGGCCGCAACCGGCTGGCTGGTAACAAAAAGTACACCCCGGTAAATTTCGGGAAAGGCATTGTCCAGAAAAGCCTGCTCGACGCCCAAACCGTTTTGCAGAATGACCAAAGGGGAGTTGCCAGCCTTATCTTTCAGGCTTTGGGCCAGCTTTTCGTTGCCGTATGATTTGCTGGTCAAAACGACACTACCGTTCAGTGCGGAGAAGCTGCGCAGGGAGCGAACCTCAATTTTCGCTTCCAGTTCGGTTTGCTCATCAGCGATGACCTTAATTGTTTCGGTGTACGGAGGCTGGTCATCTATGCTTCCGCGCAACAGCAGGACGTTTTTGTTGTCCTGCTTCAGCGCAACGGCCAGCGCTTTGCCGATGGCGCCCACACCAATGATATAAACCGCATCGTTCATTGTCTTCCGGTCTTGCTTTGTCGAGAAATCAGCGGGCGATACCGCGCTATCAGGGCGCTTCTCCGCCTTCGGGGCCGTAGAAAATCACCCAGGT
This Larkinella insperata DNA region includes the following protein-coding sequences:
- a CDS encoding ketopantoate reductase family protein, with protein sequence MNDAVYIIGVGAIGKALAVALKQDNKNVLLLRGSIDDQPPYTETIKVIADEQTELEAKIEVRSLRSFSALNGSVVLTSKSYGNEKLAQSLKDKAGNSPLVILQNGLGVEQAFLDNAFPEIYRGVLFVTSQPVAAHTVRFKPVSVSPIGVIRRNNTHLLSLVDHLTTPLFPFRAEADIQPVIWKKAIINSVFNSICPLLEVDNGIFHREEPALAMAWRIIRECTAVACQKGILLEPEEVLESLLLISRTSDGQLISTLQDIRNQRPTEIETLNAEIVRIARNLHLEHLVAETNLLGELVKLKSALGRNRFP